From the Natrarchaeobaculum aegyptiacum genome, one window contains:
- a CDS encoding HalOD1 output domain-containing protein → MSLAVVMAVAQRRGIPVEELRPLYDVVDPDALDALCTAAEVSVTFSYEGYIVTINGDESIHLEEHS, encoded by the coding sequence GTGAGTCTTGCAGTCGTCATGGCCGTCGCACAGCGAAGGGGGATCCCCGTCGAGGAGTTGCGACCGCTGTACGACGTTGTCGATCCGGACGCGCTCGATGCATTGTGTACCGCCGCGGAAGTTTCGGTCACGTTCTCGTACGAGGGCTATATAGTCACCATCAACGGCGATGAATCGATTCATCTCGAAGAACACTCCTGA